The following coding sequences lie in one Kribbella sp. NBC_00709 genomic window:
- a CDS encoding L-talarate/galactarate dehydratase, whose translation MDRIREVKLSSVVLPLDQPISDAKVLTGRQRPMTEIVFLFAEIATEQEQHGIGFSYSKRAGGPAQYAHAKEIAANLIGEDPSDIAKVYDKLLWAGASVGRSGVATQAIAAIDIALWDLKAKRAGLPLAKLLGAHRDSVRAYNTSGGFLHAPIEEVKERASKSLADGIGGIKIKVGQPDTRVDLERVRAVREHLGDDVPLMVDANQQWDRPTALRFGRVLEEFDLVWIEEPLDAYDALGHAELAAALDTPIATGEMLSSVGEHVRLIEARAADIIQPDAPRIGGITPFLKLATLADHNGLQLAPHFAMEIHLHLAAAYPREPWVEHFEWLNPLFNERLETVDGRMLVPERPGLGFTTSEQCARWTVDSCEFR comes from the coding sequence ATGGATCGCATCCGTGAGGTGAAGCTCTCGTCCGTCGTGCTGCCGCTGGACCAGCCGATCAGCGACGCCAAGGTGCTGACCGGGCGGCAGCGGCCGATGACCGAGATCGTGTTCCTGTTCGCGGAGATCGCGACCGAGCAGGAGCAGCACGGGATCGGGTTCAGCTACTCCAAGCGGGCCGGCGGTCCGGCGCAGTACGCGCACGCGAAGGAGATCGCGGCCAACCTGATCGGCGAGGACCCGTCGGATATCGCCAAGGTGTACGACAAGCTGCTCTGGGCCGGCGCTTCGGTCGGCCGATCCGGGGTCGCGACCCAGGCGATCGCGGCGATCGACATCGCGCTCTGGGACCTGAAGGCGAAGCGGGCCGGTCTCCCGCTGGCCAAGCTGCTCGGCGCACACCGGGACTCGGTCCGCGCGTACAACACCTCCGGCGGCTTCCTGCACGCGCCGATCGAGGAGGTCAAGGAGCGCGCCTCCAAGTCGCTGGCGGACGGGATCGGCGGGATCAAGATCAAGGTCGGGCAGCCCGACACCCGGGTCGACCTCGAGCGGGTCCGCGCCGTCCGCGAGCACCTCGGCGACGACGTACCGCTGATGGTCGACGCGAACCAGCAGTGGGACCGCCCGACCGCGCTCCGGTTCGGCCGGGTGCTGGAGGAGTTCGACCTGGTCTGGATCGAGGAGCCGCTGGACGCGTACGACGCGCTCGGACACGCGGAGCTGGCCGCAGCGCTGGATACGCCGATCGCGACGGGCGAGATGTTGTCGAGCGTCGGCGAGCACGTCCGGCTGATCGAGGCGCGGGCCGCGGACATCATCCAGCCCGACGCGCCGCGCATCGGCGGCATCACGCCGTTCCTCAAGCTGGCGACGCTTGCCGACCACAACGGTCTCCAACTGGCCCCGCACTTCGCGATGGAGATCCACCTGCACCTCGCGGCCGCCTATCCGCGCGAGCCCTGGGTCGAGCACTTCGAGTGGCTGAACCCCTTGTTCAACGAGCGTCTGGAGACGGTCGACGGCCGGATGCTCGTGCCGGAGCGACCCGGCCTCGGCTTCACGACCAGCGAGCAGTGCGCGCGGTGGACCGTCGACAGTTGTGAGTTCCGATGA
- a CDS encoding FadR/GntR family transcriptional regulator — protein MTGLAYQIVEELKQRILSGAIAPGAKLPGENGLVEEFGVSRTVVREAVSRLQAAGLVETFQGRGSFVLEVPDRTPGLREVRSHRDVLELMDFRIGVESEAAALAADRRTAHQLKGIERALDDYRRIGADPARSVEADFAFHLKVAVASGNRFYGDLIAELGPMMIMLPRTRLDPAYEMSDPDHLLRVIHEHENIHAAIGRGDPAAARAAARVHLANTKDRLR, from the coding sequence ATGACCGGTTTGGCATACCAAATCGTCGAGGAGCTGAAGCAACGAATCCTGAGCGGCGCGATCGCGCCGGGTGCGAAGCTGCCAGGCGAGAACGGCCTGGTCGAAGAGTTCGGGGTCAGCCGGACCGTGGTACGCGAAGCCGTCTCCCGGCTGCAGGCGGCCGGGCTGGTCGAGACGTTCCAGGGCCGGGGCTCCTTCGTGCTGGAGGTCCCGGACCGTACGCCGGGTCTGCGGGAGGTGCGATCACACCGCGACGTGCTGGAGCTGATGGACTTCCGGATCGGCGTGGAGAGCGAGGCGGCCGCGCTGGCGGCGGACCGGCGGACCGCTCATCAGCTGAAGGGGATCGAGCGGGCACTGGACGACTATCGGCGGATCGGCGCCGATCCGGCCCGGTCGGTGGAGGCCGACTTCGCGTTCCACCTCAAGGTGGCCGTTGCTTCCGGCAACCGCTTCTACGGCGACCTGATCGCCGAGCTCGGCCCGATGATGATCATGCTGCCCCGGACCCGCCTCGACCCGGCGTACGAGATGTCCGACCCGGACCACCTCCTCCGCGTGATCCACGAGCACGAGAACATCCATGCGGCGATCGGGCGTGGCGATCCGGCGGCAGCCCGGGCCGCGGCGCGGGTGCATCTGGCGAACACCAAGGACCGGTTGCGCTGA
- a CDS encoding LysR family transcriptional regulator, which translates to MFTLEQLSAFVAVAEELHFGRAAERLNMTQPPLSRQVQKLERAVGARLLERDNRKVELTEAGQAFLIEARRLLALVETAGDLARRVDQGAAGTLRLGFTATSAIRTLGPLLRRLSEELPDVDVILHERVTPAQIDGLLRGELDLGLGRPPFDTDVLDSRIVFREPLCAVVPGNHRVAALGRPLTAGDFAGEQVISYSPTQARYFHELTVRFLAESHPRIEQRVQQILTVVLLVAAGRGVALVPASARSLGVEGVTYCDLEGPRDPVELHAIWRRDATSPVLRRVLTMLAEHH; encoded by the coding sequence ATGTTCACGCTGGAGCAGTTGAGCGCGTTCGTCGCTGTCGCCGAGGAGCTGCATTTCGGCCGTGCCGCCGAGCGGCTGAACATGACCCAGCCCCCGCTCAGTCGGCAGGTGCAGAAACTCGAACGCGCAGTCGGCGCGCGACTGCTCGAACGCGACAACCGCAAGGTCGAGCTGACCGAGGCCGGACAGGCGTTCCTGATCGAGGCACGGCGCTTGCTTGCGCTGGTCGAGACCGCCGGCGATCTCGCGCGGCGCGTCGACCAGGGCGCGGCGGGGACGCTACGGCTCGGCTTCACCGCGACGTCGGCGATCCGTACGCTCGGCCCGCTGCTGCGCCGGCTGTCGGAGGAACTGCCAGATGTCGACGTGATCCTGCACGAGCGCGTCACGCCCGCACAGATCGACGGGCTGCTGCGGGGCGAGCTCGATCTCGGCCTCGGGCGGCCGCCGTTCGACACCGACGTACTGGACTCCCGGATCGTGTTCCGCGAACCGCTGTGTGCCGTTGTCCCCGGCAACCACCGGGTCGCGGCGCTGGGCCGGCCGTTGACCGCGGGCGACTTTGCCGGTGAGCAGGTGATCAGCTACTCACCGACGCAGGCTCGGTACTTCCATGAGCTGACCGTCCGGTTCCTGGCCGAGTCGCATCCGCGGATCGAGCAGCGGGTGCAGCAGATCCTGACGGTGGTTCTGCTCGTGGCGGCCGGGCGCGGCGTCGCGCTCGTCCCGGCGTCGGCGCGCAGCCTCGGCGTGGAGGGTGTGACGTACTGCGACCTTGAAGGGCCCCGCGATCCGGTCGAGCTGCACGCGATCTGGCGGCGGGATGCGACCAGCCCAGTGCTGCGACGGGTGCTCACGATGCTCGCAGAGCATCACTAG
- the kdgD gene encoding 5-dehydro-4-deoxyglucarate dehydratase, producing MTHYSPGELAAQLTTGLLSFPVTHFHPDLSFNEAGYRDHLSWLSQYDVAGLFAAGGTGEGFSLTPAEIDTVVRTAVSEVDGRVPVIAPATGSTASAILGAQAAEAAGADGILLLPPYLTEAGQRGLVEHVSAVCRSTSLGVTVYSRANAILTDVSVAELAERNPNLVCLKDGVGNIEMMTRTYARVGERLTYIGGLPTAETFALPLLQLGYSTYSSAIFNFVPEFALGFYADVVAQDRTSVYQKLNEFVLPYLDIRDRVKGYAVSIVKAGVTAIGRAAGPVRPPLQDLTDEERAQLAELIGRIK from the coding sequence GTGACCCACTACTCCCCCGGCGAACTCGCCGCGCAGCTCACGACCGGACTGCTCTCGTTCCCCGTGACGCATTTCCACCCGGACCTGAGCTTCAATGAGGCCGGGTACCGCGACCATCTGTCCTGGCTGAGCCAGTACGACGTCGCGGGTCTGTTCGCCGCCGGCGGGACCGGCGAGGGCTTCTCGCTGACCCCGGCCGAGATCGACACCGTCGTACGGACGGCCGTGTCCGAGGTGGACGGCCGGGTCCCAGTGATCGCGCCGGCGACTGGCAGTACGGCGTCCGCGATCCTGGGCGCGCAGGCGGCCGAGGCGGCCGGAGCGGACGGGATTCTGTTGCTTCCGCCGTACCTGACCGAGGCAGGACAGCGCGGTCTGGTCGAGCACGTGTCGGCGGTATGCCGGAGTACGAGCCTCGGGGTGACGGTCTACAGCCGGGCGAACGCGATCCTGACCGACGTCAGCGTCGCCGAGCTCGCGGAGCGGAATCCGAACCTGGTCTGCCTCAAGGACGGCGTCGGCAACATCGAGATGATGACGCGGACGTACGCGCGCGTCGGCGAGCGGCTGACGTACATCGGCGGCTTGCCGACGGCCGAGACGTTCGCGCTGCCGCTGCTGCAGCTCGGGTACAGCACCTACTCGTCGGCGATCTTCAACTTCGTGCCGGAGTTCGCGCTCGGCTTCTACGCGGACGTTGTCGCGCAGGACCGTACTTCGGTATACCAAAAGCTGAACGAGTTCGTGCTGCCGTACCTGGACATCCGCGATCGGGTGAAGGGGTATGCCGTTTCGATCGTGAAGGCGGGCGTGACCGCGATCGGGCGGGCGGCCGGACCGGTGCGGCCGCCGCTGCAGGACCTGACCGACGAGGAGCGGGCGCAGCTCGCCGAGTTGATCGGGAGGATCAAGTGA
- a CDS encoding enolase C-terminal domain-like protein: MTPTIASVEVVPVAGYDSMLLNLSGAHGPFFTRNVVIVTDSSGNTGLGEVPGGEKIAATIRDAMPLLLGHPIARHRHLLRTVSTTFAGRDSGGRGLQTFDLRTTVHAVTGLESALLDLLGQHLGIPVAELLGDGQQRTAVPVLGYLFYVGDTAQTDLPYRADDGSDKWSQLRRQPALTADAVVALAEAAQTRYGFADFKLKGGVFDPHVEIDAVRALHERFPSARVTVDPNGAWLVREAIAVCSGLDDVLAYVEDPCGAEPGFSGRETMAEFKRSTGLRTATNMIATDWRELAHAIRMDAVDIPLADPHFWTMAGSVRVAQLCHDFGLTWGSHSNNHFDISLAMFTQAGAAAPGDITALDTHWIWQDGQALTKEPLQIAGGEIAVPTRPGLGVELDRDALDAAHELYLEHGLGARNDAIAMQYLIEDWTFDPKRPCMVR, encoded by the coding sequence GTGACGCCGACCATCGCGTCCGTCGAGGTCGTTCCGGTCGCCGGCTACGACAGCATGCTGCTCAATCTGAGCGGCGCGCACGGCCCGTTCTTTACTCGCAACGTCGTGATCGTCACCGACAGCTCAGGCAACACGGGGCTGGGCGAGGTCCCTGGCGGCGAGAAGATCGCGGCGACCATCCGCGACGCCATGCCCCTCCTGCTCGGCCACCCGATCGCCAGGCATCGGCATCTGCTGCGCACCGTCTCCACCACCTTCGCGGGCCGGGACAGCGGTGGCCGCGGACTACAGACCTTCGACCTTCGTACGACGGTGCATGCTGTGACCGGTCTGGAGTCGGCGCTGCTGGATCTGCTCGGCCAGCATCTTGGTATACCAGTCGCCGAATTGCTCGGCGACGGGCAGCAACGCACCGCGGTCCCAGTACTGGGATACCTGTTCTACGTAGGCGACACGGCACAGACGGACCTGCCGTACCGGGCGGACGACGGCAGCGACAAGTGGTCGCAGCTGCGGCGGCAGCCCGCGTTGACGGCCGATGCGGTCGTTGCGTTGGCGGAGGCTGCGCAGACGCGGTACGGGTTCGCGGACTTCAAGTTGAAGGGTGGCGTCTTCGATCCGCACGTGGAGATCGACGCGGTCCGCGCGCTGCACGAGCGGTTCCCGTCGGCCCGGGTCACGGTCGACCCGAACGGCGCCTGGCTGGTCCGCGAAGCGATCGCGGTCTGCTCGGGGCTGGACGACGTACTCGCGTATGTCGAAGACCCGTGCGGCGCCGAACCCGGATTCTCCGGGCGGGAGACGATGGCCGAGTTCAAACGGTCCACCGGCCTGCGGACGGCGACCAACATGATCGCGACCGACTGGCGCGAACTCGCGCATGCGATCCGGATGGACGCGGTCGACATCCCGCTGGCCGATCCGCACTTCTGGACGATGGCCGGGTCGGTGCGGGTCGCGCAGCTCTGCCACGACTTCGGTCTGACCTGGGGCTCGCACTCGAACAACCACTTCGACATCTCGCTGGCGATGTTCACCCAGGCCGGAGCGGCCGCGCCCGGCGACATCACCGCGCTCGACACGCATTGGATCTGGCAGGACGGACAGGCCCTCACCAAGGAGCCGCTGCAGATCGCCGGCGGCGAGATCGCCGTACCCACGCGTCCGGGTCTGGGTGTCGAGCTCGACCGCGATGCATTGGACGCGGCACACGAGCTCTACCTGGAGCACGGGCTCGGTGCGCGCAACGACGCGATCGCGATGCAGTACCTGATCGAGGACTGGACCTTCGACCCGAAACGGCCCTGTATGGTGCGCTAG
- a CDS encoding M55 family metallopeptidase has product MSTDMEGTAGVVDWSQCRGPGQEYEYYRGQLQAEVNAAIDGALAAGGTEFLVNDSHSTMQNLRPDELHGRASYLSGKHKPLYMMQGLDDSFDAVFFVSYHGSAGSTGSVLHHTYNPRAIAEVRLNGAITGEAGINALVALAHSVPVVLISGDRVTIDEAQPFCPDIESVVVKDSVSHNAALSVHPERARELIHDGARRALARLSDIRVPSITRPAELTVRFHNRAFAELACELRGVERREEKLVALSNDDPLQLYRTFIATVLLSRGVSE; this is encoded by the coding sequence TTGTCAACGGACATGGAGGGTACGGCGGGAGTCGTCGACTGGAGTCAGTGCCGCGGACCGGGTCAGGAGTACGAGTACTACCGGGGTCAGTTGCAGGCCGAAGTCAACGCCGCCATCGACGGCGCGCTGGCCGCCGGCGGGACGGAGTTCCTGGTCAACGACTCGCACTCGACCATGCAGAACCTGCGCCCGGACGAGCTGCACGGCCGCGCGAGCTACCTGTCCGGCAAGCACAAGCCGCTCTACATGATGCAAGGTCTCGACGACTCGTTCGACGCGGTCTTCTTCGTCTCGTACCACGGCTCGGCGGGATCGACGGGGTCCGTGCTGCACCACACGTACAACCCGCGGGCGATCGCCGAAGTACGGCTGAACGGCGCGATCACCGGTGAGGCCGGGATCAACGCACTGGTCGCGCTCGCGCACAGCGTTCCCGTCGTACTCATCTCGGGCGACCGGGTGACGATCGACGAGGCGCAGCCGTTCTGCCCGGACATCGAATCGGTCGTCGTCAAGGACTCGGTGTCGCACAACGCCGCGCTGTCGGTCCACCCGGAGCGCGCTCGGGAGCTGATCCACGACGGCGCCCGGCGGGCGTTGGCGCGGCTGAGTGACATCAGGGTGCCGAGCATCACGCGGCCGGCCGAGCTGACCGTGCGGTTCCACAACCGGGCGTTCGCCGAGTTGGCCTGCGAGCTGCGCGGGGTCGAGCGCCGCGAGGAGAAACTCGTTGCCCTGAGCAATGATGACCCGCTGCAGCTGTACCGGACCTTCATCGCCACCGTGCTGCTGAGCCGCGGTGTGAGCGAGTAA
- a CDS encoding esterase-like activity of phytase family protein, translated as MRWHKPLAAAFVLTALTTTLTASAMPDKHGGGGGACSPDATFLGFSDALDKTTFDGQPVAGLSALNMTGPHSAVALVDNVGTTPARVFDLRVNSKPTSVRVDGMTILTRPDGTPYNGGDFDGEGLVVERGNRTILATSEREPSIRRFRLSDGKEIGSLPVPSRFQVAPAGEATSNATFESLAVSRDGLSLFAGMEGPLASDGTDANSRTRNRIIRYAGLPGHAYRPIAQYAYKPDPGLALVELAWVSPTELVSMERTFTAGVGNTIRVFTVSLRRATDVTKVASLADAPEQVFLQKKQLFDLVNCPPSGAVAKQPQPNPLLDNVEALALGGYLPGGRRQLYLMSDDNNGATQITRFYSLAVDLH; from the coding sequence ATGCGTTGGCACAAGCCACTTGCCGCAGCATTTGTCCTGACCGCTCTCACCACGACGCTGACCGCGTCCGCGATGCCGGACAAGCACGGTGGCGGCGGTGGAGCGTGCTCGCCCGACGCGACGTTCCTCGGGTTCAGCGACGCGCTGGACAAGACGACGTTCGACGGGCAGCCGGTGGCCGGTCTGTCGGCACTCAACATGACCGGGCCACACAGTGCGGTCGCGCTGGTGGACAACGTCGGGACGACGCCGGCCAGGGTGTTCGATCTGCGCGTGAACAGCAAGCCGACCTCGGTCCGTGTCGACGGGATGACGATCCTCACGCGCCCGGACGGCACGCCGTACAACGGTGGCGACTTCGACGGTGAGGGCCTCGTCGTCGAGCGCGGCAACCGGACCATCCTCGCGACGTCGGAGCGTGAGCCGTCGATCCGCCGGTTCCGGCTGTCGGACGGCAAGGAGATAGGGTCCCTGCCGGTGCCGAGCCGGTTCCAGGTCGCGCCGGCCGGTGAGGCGACCAGCAACGCGACGTTCGAGTCGCTCGCGGTCAGCCGGGACGGGCTGTCGCTGTTCGCCGGGATGGAGGGTCCGCTCGCGTCGGACGGCACCGACGCGAACAGCCGCACCCGGAACCGCATCATCCGGTACGCCGGTCTGCCCGGGCACGCGTACCGGCCGATCGCACAGTACGCCTACAAGCCGGACCCAGGTCTCGCGCTGGTCGAGCTCGCGTGGGTGAGCCCGACGGAGCTGGTGTCGATGGAGCGGACGTTCACGGCGGGCGTCGGGAACACGATCCGCGTGTTCACCGTGTCGCTGCGCCGGGCGACGGACGTGACCAAGGTGGCGTCGCTGGCGGATGCGCCGGAGCAGGTGTTCCTGCAGAAGAAGCAGCTGTTCGACCTGGTGAACTGCCCGCCGTCGGGTGCGGTCGCCAAGCAGCCGCAGCCGAACCCGCTGCTGGACAACGTCGAGGCGCTCGCTCTCGGCGGATACCTGCCGGGCGGCCGACGCCAGCTGTACCTGATGTCCGACGACAACAACGGCGCGACCCAGATCACCCGCTTCTACTCCCTGGCGGTCGACCTCCACTGA
- a CDS encoding FAD-dependent oxidoreductase, which produces MRVIVVGAGVIGLSCAIRLAEGGYDVAVFARDLPLETTSSVAAAIWYPYLSAPADRVAAWSRTSYEEFAKLAEIEPSVQLRHGREFLVEQTRDPSWADVLPDLQRIGSPPEGFVDGWAFTTPVIDMPAYLPALVKRLEQAGGTLTRAALSALPTGADLVVNCTGLGARLTAGDPTVMPVRGQVMTVEPCGLTDWLLADRSPAELTYVIPRENDVVVGGTSQPGDWNLTVEPDITDQILARAAELVPQLRKAKIIRQRVGLRPARPTIRCELVRTRTGEPVIHCYGHGGSGVTLSWGCADEVFELVQGL; this is translated from the coding sequence ATGCGCGTGATCGTGGTGGGTGCGGGCGTGATCGGGCTGAGCTGTGCCATCCGGCTCGCCGAGGGCGGGTACGACGTGGCCGTGTTCGCCCGCGACCTGCCGTTGGAGACGACGTCGTCGGTGGCGGCCGCGATCTGGTACCCGTACCTGTCGGCGCCGGCGGACCGGGTGGCGGCCTGGTCGCGGACGTCGTACGAGGAGTTCGCGAAGCTGGCGGAGATCGAGCCGTCGGTGCAGCTGCGGCACGGGCGCGAGTTCCTGGTCGAGCAGACCCGGGATCCGTCGTGGGCCGACGTACTGCCGGATCTGCAGCGGATCGGGTCGCCGCCGGAAGGGTTCGTCGACGGGTGGGCGTTCACGACGCCGGTGATCGACATGCCGGCGTACCTGCCGGCGCTGGTGAAGCGGCTCGAGCAGGCCGGTGGGACGTTGACGCGGGCGGCGCTGTCCGCGCTGCCGACCGGCGCCGATCTGGTCGTGAACTGCACCGGCCTCGGTGCGCGCCTGACCGCCGGCGACCCGACGGTGATGCCGGTGCGCGGTCAGGTGATGACGGTCGAGCCGTGCGGGCTGACCGACTGGCTGCTCGCGGACCGCTCGCCGGCCGAGCTGACGTACGTGATCCCGCGCGAGAACGACGTGGTCGTCGGCGGCACCAGCCAGCCGGGCGACTGGAACCTGACCGTCGAACCGGACATCACCGACCAGATCCTCGCCCGCGCCGCCGAGCTCGTTCCGCAACTCCGCAAGGCGAAGATCATCCGCCAGCGGGTCGGGCTCCGTCCCGCCCGGCCGACGATCCGGTGCGAACTGGTGCGAACGCGGACCGGCGAGCCGGTCATCCACTGCTACGGCCACGGCGGCTCCGGCGTCACCCTGTCCTGGGGCTGCGCAGACGAGGTCTTCGAACTTGTCCAGGGCCTCTGA
- the mmuM gene encoding homocysteine S-methyltransferase: MSRASDRLVILDGGLSNALEDRGHDLSDALWSARLLRDDPAGIAAVHRAYYEAGAMVATTASYQASVVGFERAGVGRAEAERLIASSVRIARDVRDEFPGRLVAASIGPYGAMLADGSEYRGNYGVSSAALRDFHGPRLELLMNAGPDLLAIETIPDTQEAEVLVGLLAELDFPAWFSYSIAGNHTRAGQPLTDAFAIPAIDQVVAVGINCCTPGDVQSAVRAAVAVTGKPAIAYPNRGESWDPVERRWVGDGTGPASFARDWVAAGAAYLGGCCRVGPDEIGALAASLA, translated from the coding sequence TTGTCCAGGGCCTCTGATCGTTTGGTCATCCTCGACGGTGGTCTGTCGAACGCGCTCGAGGACCGCGGGCACGACCTGTCCGACGCGCTGTGGTCCGCGCGTCTACTGAGGGACGATCCGGCCGGGATTGCAGCCGTTCATCGCGCGTACTACGAGGCCGGCGCGATGGTCGCCACGACGGCGAGCTACCAGGCGAGCGTGGTCGGTTTCGAGCGGGCCGGCGTCGGGCGAGCCGAGGCGGAGCGGCTGATCGCGAGCAGCGTGCGGATCGCGCGGGACGTGCGCGACGAATTCCCGGGCCGGCTGGTCGCCGCGTCGATCGGTCCGTACGGCGCGATGCTCGCCGACGGCTCGGAGTACCGCGGGAACTACGGCGTAAGCTCCGCCGCCCTCCGCGACTTCCACGGCCCCCGCCTCGAGCTCCTGATGAACGCCGGGCCCGATCTGCTCGCCATCGAAACAATCCCCGACACCCAGGAAGCCGAGGTCCTGGTCGGGCTGCTGGCCGAGCTCGACTTCCCGGCCTGGTTCTCCTACTCGATCGCGGGCAACCACACCCGCGCCGGCCAACCCCTGACGGACGCCTTCGCAATCCCTGCCATCGACCAGGTCGTTGCGGTAGGCATCAACTGCTGTACGCCGGGCGACGTGCAGTCTGCTGTCCGAGCCGCGGTGGCCGTCACCGGCAAACCAGCGATCGCGTACCCCAACCGGGGCGAGTCATGGGATCCGGTCGAGCGGCGCTGGGTCGGGGACGGCACTGGTCCGGCGAGCTTCGCGCGCGACTGGGTGGCGGCCGGAGCCGCGTACCTCGGAGGCTGCTGCCGGGTCGGCCCGGACGAGATCGGGGCGCTCGCGGCAAGCCTCGCCTAG
- the pdxR gene encoding MocR-like pyridoxine biosynthesis transcription factor PdxR, giving the protein MEDSEVVGADLHLDLAAARGRNELVQALHESIRTGRLPAGTRLPSSRSLAKDLGIARNTVADAYGQLVAEGWLTARQGSGTVVANRAAVPSTSAVALPAERSYRYDLTPGSPDVATFPRTEWLAAARKALTSAPNEAFGLGDPRGRIELRRVLADYLARARGVRADPERILICSGYVQALSLLSEAIRTIGGTTIAVEEFGYGLHRDVIRARGLEAVAVPVDELGAQTSLLAGQGVLLTPAHQMPTGVPLAPERRTAAVEWARESGAVLIEDDYDGEFRYDRQAVGALQALDPERVVYTGTASKSLAPGLRLAWMVLPQRLIEPVIAAKRTADFQTATLEQLILAEFIASGHYDRHVRRSRLHYRRRRDRLVELLAVRAPSVEVAGISAGLHVLLDVPGDAEDMVTRAARQGLGLATLTNYHFNPTPATRQAVIVGYGTPPDHAYPGALDLLCQVLGV; this is encoded by the coding sequence ATGGAGGATTCCGAGGTGGTCGGGGCGGATCTTCATCTCGATCTCGCCGCGGCGCGGGGCCGGAACGAGCTCGTCCAGGCGTTGCACGAGTCGATCCGAACGGGACGGCTGCCGGCTGGGACGCGGTTGCCGTCGTCGCGGTCGCTGGCGAAGGACCTCGGGATCGCCCGGAACACGGTCGCCGACGCGTACGGCCAGCTGGTGGCGGAGGGCTGGCTGACCGCGCGGCAGGGATCCGGGACGGTCGTCGCCAACCGGGCCGCCGTACCGTCGACCTCGGCGGTGGCGCTGCCGGCGGAGCGGTCGTACCGGTACGACCTGACGCCGGGATCGCCGGATGTGGCGACGTTCCCGCGGACGGAGTGGCTGGCGGCGGCCCGGAAGGCGCTGACCTCGGCGCCGAACGAGGCGTTCGGGCTGGGCGATCCGCGCGGCCGGATCGAGCTGCGGCGGGTGCTCGCGGACTATCTCGCCCGGGCTCGCGGGGTGCGCGCGGATCCGGAGCGGATCCTGATCTGTTCGGGGTACGTGCAGGCGTTGAGTCTGCTCAGCGAGGCGATCAGGACGATCGGCGGTACGACGATCGCGGTCGAGGAGTTCGGGTACGGGCTGCACCGGGACGTGATCCGCGCCCGTGGGCTCGAGGCGGTCGCCGTACCGGTCGACGAGCTGGGCGCGCAGACCTCCCTCCTGGCCGGGCAGGGGGTGCTCCTGACGCCGGCGCACCAGATGCCGACGGGCGTGCCGCTCGCGCCGGAGCGTCGTACCGCTGCCGTGGAGTGGGCGCGGGAGTCGGGCGCGGTGCTGATCGAGGACGACTACGACGGCGAGTTCCGGTACGACCGGCAGGCGGTCGGGGCGCTGCAGGCGCTCGATCCGGAGCGGGTCGTGTACACAGGCACGGCGAGCAAGAGTCTCGCGCCCGGGCTCCGGCTGGCGTGGATGGTGCTGCCGCAGCGCCTGATCGAGCCGGTGATCGCCGCGAAGCGCACCGCGGATTTCCAGACCGCGACGCTGGAGCAGCTGATCCTCGCGGAATTCATTGCCTCCGGCCACTATGACCGGCATGTCCGGCGGTCCCGCCTGCACTACCGCCGCCGCCGCGACCGCCTGGTCGAACTCCTCGCCGTCCGCGCCCCGAGCGTCGAGGTCGCCGGCATCTCCGCCGGCCTGCACGTCCTCCTCGACGTCCCCGGCGACGCCGAAGACATGGTCACCCGAGCCGCCCGCCAGGGCCTCGGCCTGGCCACCCTCACCAACTACCACTTCAACCCGACCCCAGCCACCCGCCAAGCAGTCATCGTCGGCTACGGCACCCCACCCGACCACGCCTACCCCGGAGCCCTGGACCTCCTCTGCCAAGTCCTGGGCGTGTAG